The Chryseobacterium glaciei DNA window TGTTAGACGCGAAGTAGAAAAAATGTCTAAATCTAAATACAATGTTGTAAATCCTGATGATATCTGTGACGAATACGGAGCAGACGGTTTAAGATTGTATGAAATGTTCTTAGGTCCATTAGAGCAATCCAAACCTTGGAATACGCAAGGTCTAAGCGGAGTTTATGGTTTCCTGAAAAAATTCTGGAACCTATATTTTAATGAAGGAGTTTTTGAAGTTTCTGACGAAGAACCTACAAAAGCAGAATATAAAGTGTTGCATACATTAATAAAGAAGGTGGTTTACGATATCGAAAACTTCTCTTTTAATACGTCTGTATCGTCATTTATGATTGCTGTAAATGAATTACAAAAAATAAAATGCAACAAACGCAATATTCTTGAGCCTTTAGCCGTTATCATCTCGCCGTATGCCCCTCACATCTGTGAAGAGCTTTGGAACTTATTGGGACATGATACTTCTATTGAATTCGAGAAATTCCCGGAACTGAACGAAACCTACTTAGTAGAAGACGAAATTGAATATCCGGTGAGCGTAAATGGTAAAATGAAATTTAAATTACCTCTACCTGCACAATTATCAGCTAAAGAAGTTGAGGATTTGGTGATGAAGGATGAGAAAATTCAACAAATTCTGGATGGTAAAGCACCGAAAAAAATCATTGTGGTGCATCACAGAATTGTGAATATTGTAATTTAAAAGAAATTTAACATTGGTAATTTAAAAAAAATGAGGGGTTAATTTTTTTAATATTTTAACATAAACGTTAAAATTGAGGAAAATAACTAAAAAATTGAAAAAAAATTATAATATCGAAATCGTATTAAAATTTCTTTATCAAAAAAAACAGAAATGTTTATTTAAGACTCTTGCATTTTAATTAATTTTGCCTTTAATTTACAAACTGTAAAATTTTAAAACAATATAATTTAGTTAAATATGGAAATGAATGTTTCAAAAAATGATGAGCAATTAGTTGCTAGAAAAGCAGGAGGTTTAAACCCAGCTGTTATTATTCCTATTTTATTCGTTATAGGAGTTTGTATCTATTTATTCGTTCTTGGGAGCCCAGGAAATTTTAAAGACGCAGATAAACTAGGTGGTGGTTCTGTAGCTTTCTCAAGTGTTGAAGGAAAAGACATTCATCCAGAGTCGTTTTTAGGTATTATCTACAAAGGAGGGGTTATCGTGCCAATCTTGATTACTTTCATGATCACTGTAATCGTTTTCTCTTTTGAAAGACATTTCGTACTTGGAAAAGCGGCTGGGAAAGGAAACCTAGACAACTTCGTAGTACAAGTAAGAAGCTTACTTAACCAAAACAAAGTTGACGAAGCTTTAGAAGAGTGTGACAGACAACAAGGATCTGTAGGTAACGTAGTGAAAGAAGGTCTTACTACTTACAAGGCACTTTCTCATGACACTACATTAAACAAAGAGCAGAAAATGGTAGCTCTTAACAAAGCAATCGAAGAGGCTACTACTCTTGAGATGCCAATGTTAGAGAAAAACATGATGATTCTTTCTACATTAGGTACTGTTGCAACTTTGATCGCACTATTAGGAACGGTAATCGGGATGATTAAAGCATTCTTCGCATTAGGTTCTGGTGGTGGTACTCCAGATGCAGCGGCACTTTCTACAGGTATCTCTGAAGCATTGATCAACACGGCTTTAGGTATTGGTACTTCAGCTATCGCTATTATTCTTTACAATTATTTTACATCTAGAATTGACGGATTAACTTACAAGATCGACGAGATTGCAATGAGTATCCAGCAGTCTTTCGCTGAGTTCAACTAAGAATTGAATCTTTAGCAAGGAATTTGCATACAATAACAGAAGTTTAATTAAAAATAATTCAAAACAATGGCGAGAGTCAAACCAAAAAGACATGGAGTAGTTACGGATATGACGGCAATGTGTGACGTTGCATTCCTACTGCTTACATTCTTTATATTGACCACTCAGTTTAAAAAACCTGACGTGGAGCAGATTAAACCGCCATCTTCAATATCAGAGAAGTTACTTCCTGATGCGAGTTTGATGACCATCAACGCTACTCCGGATGGGAAATTTTATTTCCAACCGGTAGAAAACGCATCAGAGAGACTACAGCTTTTAGATAAAATGGGTCAGAAGTATGGAATTACTTTTGACAATAACGAAAAAGCTGCATTTCAAAAAGTACAAGCGATTGGGGTTCCTATGAACCAACTTAAGAGCTATCTTGATATGTCAGATGAGGAGCAGAAAAGTTTCAAGAGTCCTAAAGGGATTCCTATGGACAGTACAAATAAGCAGTTAGTAGACTGGGTACAACAAAGTTTAAGCGTAAATCCTGATTACAAATTAGCAATCAAAGGAGACGTTACAACTGAGTATCCTAAAGTTAAAAGCCTATTTGAAGGTTTAAGAGATATTGATTTTCTTAAATTCTGGTTGATTACATCACAAGAAGGTAAACAATAATAATCATTAGAAATGGCAGAAGTACAAGTACAGGAAAAAGGCGGCAAAGGCGGCAAGGTACGTTCCAAGAAGCAGAATACCAGGGTAGATATGACTCCTATGGTGGACTTGGGTTTTCTATTGATCACCTTCTTTATGTTCACAACCACATTCTCTAAACCGAATGTAATGGATTTGGGTCTTCCGGCAAAACCGAAAGAGAATACACCCAAACCACCACCAACGGAAATTAAACTTTCTAACTCAATTTCTTTATTATTGGGTAAAGGCAATAAGATTTTTTGGCATCAGCAAGATAATACATCTTTAACTGATCAAAATCTTAATGAGACTACTTTTGATAGAGAAGGGATTAGAAAAGTAATTGAGCAAGCAAAAGCAAATGCGGCAGATAAAACAAAATTTACTGTTATTATCAAGCCTACTGACGATGCTGTATATAAAAACTTTGTAGATATTCTTGACGAGATGGCTATTACCAAAAGTGAGCAATACGGTGTTACCGATGTGAAACCTTGGGAGCAGGCTATTTATGACAGAAAAGTTGGAAATAAAGGAGCTGCGGCTGCACCGGCTACAAAGTAATTT harbors:
- a CDS encoding MotA/TolQ/ExbB proton channel family protein — its product is MEMNVSKNDEQLVARKAGGLNPAVIIPILFVIGVCIYLFVLGSPGNFKDADKLGGGSVAFSSVEGKDIHPESFLGIIYKGGVIVPILITFMITVIVFSFERHFVLGKAAGKGNLDNFVVQVRSLLNQNKVDEALEECDRQQGSVGNVVKEGLTTYKALSHDTTLNKEQKMVALNKAIEEATTLEMPMLEKNMMILSTLGTVATLIALLGTVIGMIKAFFALGSGGGTPDAAALSTGISEALINTALGIGTSAIAIILYNYFTSRIDGLTYKIDEIAMSIQQSFAEFN
- a CDS encoding ExbD/TolR family protein; this encodes MARVKPKRHGVVTDMTAMCDVAFLLLTFFILTTQFKKPDVEQIKPPSSISEKLLPDASLMTINATPDGKFYFQPVENASERLQLLDKMGQKYGITFDNNEKAAFQKVQAIGVPMNQLKSYLDMSDEEQKSFKSPKGIPMDSTNKQLVDWVQQSLSVNPDYKLAIKGDVTTEYPKVKSLFEGLRDIDFLKFWLITSQEGKQ
- a CDS encoding ExbD/TolR family protein; this encodes MAEVQVQEKGGKGGKVRSKKQNTRVDMTPMVDLGFLLITFFMFTTTFSKPNVMDLGLPAKPKENTPKPPPTEIKLSNSISLLLGKGNKIFWHQQDNTSLTDQNLNETTFDREGIRKVIEQAKANAADKTKFTVIIKPTDDAVYKNFVDILDEMAITKSEQYGVTDVKPWEQAIYDRKVGNKGAAAAPATK